Below is a genomic region from Prunus persica cultivar Lovell chromosome G3, Prunus_persica_NCBIv2, whole genome shotgun sequence.
TAAAACATttgtgaagaagaaaaatgaaaatagacAAACTGATTATTGAAGTTGCTGTTCCGATTTCTCCATCAATCTGTTCAAACATTCTTTCCAATCTGAAACCTTCTCACCTCCATTGATCACCTATTATCAAACAATGCCATGAAGATTCATTTCTCTCTTAtcaagaagggaaaaaagacAGATCAAAATAAATCAACGAGGGATCacaaatttacaattttacatCTTTTTTCCACTGCAGAATGTCTCCATTTTTTATATACCTCAAATATGAAGCCTTTCTGGGGGACTGCATCAACTGCTTCCACACAAATAAAGGCAGCATCCTCCTTGCCAAGAGTTCCTTTTGCTGAACTACCCTATAAACAACAACATCAAAATGAGACATTAATTTTTTCCCAAATGATGTGAACAGATCAAGCAAACTTCCGACatgagttttttcttttttggtttttactCCCAAAACTAAACCAGAAAGGTTCTATTGCTCCTTGatgaaaaagcaaaacaattCGGTATTGAATAGTACCTGTTCAAAGCTAAAACCTTGAGTTCCACCAGAAGAATTTTGCAACAAGCCAGCCCGGATCACGGTGTAAGGGATTCCTGAGGCCACCAGTATTGATTCATCTTGCTCAGCCAATTTTCTTGCATTGCTTTTCAGGAGAGCTTGAATGCCATTGGCACCTTTGTAAACAGACAACTGCAACCTTATTATTAAGTCACAATAACAAacatttcctttttccattGCTAATGTTTTTCCACAcaaacacacagagagagagagagagagagagagagagagagagagagagagagaggtaccTGAGATAAGAGAATTACATGTTTGACCCCTTTCAAGCTCCCAACGGTAGATAAGAAGCCTTCCtgacaaaagagaaaacatttaaaagacATCTTCAATGTTTGAGTTTCTAAAGAGGCGTCATGTCGAAAACATGAAGGCACCAATCTTTGCTCTGGTGGATTAGAGTTCACGTCACATGTTCGAACATAAATTTCTCAGGTGCAATTTCCCATTTTTTCAGTCCATTGAACCAGATGTAAGTTATTTTTACGTGAAATGCTGATTTCACTGTAACTATTGTGGAAGGTGTACAATCTCTTCTAGCAGATATAAGGTGCTGAACAGATTTCGATTTCAGTATaagtttgattttgttcaGTTCATTTTCAAGATGGTTTATAACGCTACTGAGAAGCTAAATTTCACGAAAACCAGCAAGTGGGAGGTCTAGATGCTATATATGCATACATTTGGGCATATTACTGTGCAAACTCCTCTTAGAGCTCTCCTTAGAAATGGCTTGTCCCTTGAATCTCCAGCCATTGACTTTGCATACAAAACCACAACAAAATCACAACCATGCAGTCAATATTTCAAgcacaaaaatgaaaagaagtaTGAGAACAGCAAATGCCAGTACAGGAACTAATTACCACCCACCTCAACATAAGTCCCAAATGCTTCAAGTGCAGCCCGCTTATCCTTCACCAGTGCTTTTATTCGAGCTCTTTTGACAATCAATGACAATATTACCATCTACATAGGCTAGATAGCACAAGAATCAGAATCCATATACCAGAAAGCCAATCAAGAGCAATATAAACAGTACTTAATCGCAAGAAGCAGCTTGATTAAATATTAAGGACCATGTTAAGAAATGTTATCAGAGTGCGTAATAGCTCACTGATCGAGTGCTCTTGCACCGAAGATGAATTGTTCTGTGGAACTGGCATCTTTTCCTCAGATATATTTGTAAGCAACAATGTCACTTAAAGTGATCTTTGTGTTGTGACAGTTTGAATTTCATATACCACATCAAttcttttctcaaaatttaGGTAGATTCAATCAAGTTTTCAATTGCAACATGGAAGATGAATGACAAGTAAGTAATATACATCAGAAAAAATGAACAATGCTGGAAAAGCACCTGACCCATCTCACTATCTCCATCAGTTACCAAAACAGCATCCCTAGTTTCTTCTCCTTCTGCACAAGAACATATCACAaccttttaattaaaaaagccCAATAAAGCATGACCATAAACATGCATAAAATTGCTATATATGCCATCACATCACCTGggaattcatcatcttcttcaacatttgttCCATCTTTAGGCAGAAGCTCAGGTGCCCCATACCATTTCCTTAACTTGGGACCCCCTTCACATAAATTGAACACACTGATCACTTAGACACAATGCAAACAAAGCAGCCAACTAATAAAGAATTGGgtccaaaagaagaagaaaagcccAGTATGTTAGAACAAGATAGAGatgaaaataaagattatTACCTTCAATATAATCAAGAATTTGGTCTGTGAAGCTAACTTTTTTCTTGGCCTTGCATTGAACAAGAGGACGCTTTCGGGTTCTTAAGATGAAACAGCTAGAATACGATGGCTTCTGATAAGGTAAATTGAGTGAAgccagaagagagagagttgatgAAGAAGGAAGTACACCCGCCATTGTTGTCCGTACGTTGTTACGTTTCTCTCATCCaaccgttttttttttcagttgcCACTAATGCTATAGCCTGTAGAAGATAAGATTAAATTCTTCCATACACAACAAACCCCCTTTTTGTATGGGAAAATTAGCCCAATGCCACTTCAACCATAGACCTCGTTGCAATTTGCCACTTTGTTGCATTAATTTGTCACatcaattgaaattttgttagTGTGTCACTTATATTCTAAtttcatctattttttttttcaaaaatttgcaCGTAATTCGCACGTGAACCTTGTGAAGAATAGTTTGATGCTCGAAATCTTATACACCCCTTTTGAAGGATCATGCGAAGCAAATACAACTTTTAGGACAAAAAAATAGATGAAGTCAAGTCGTATATGGaacattgcaatttgcaacaAACTTTAACTGAGATGGCCCATtacttcaaatttattttttcaggtGGCACATTGCAATTAACCGAAAATTTAGGTGACAGCGACATGTCGTTTGAACACCCTCTCCCGTCCTATATCTTTCAACTTTCTATCTAGGGTTTCCCAAACCAAAtaccaaaaatagaaaaaaaaactgcagAGCCGTTGAACTCCAATCCCAGCGGCGCCTACCATGGCTACTCAAACGAGCAAAAAGCGAAAGGTCTTGCCACCGACCAAACACGCCCTAATGTAAATTTCCGATGTTTTCAACTTGTTTGACAGAATATGTCTTGGCAATTAATTCattttgtatattattataGTTTGTAGCCAACGGAGTGTTTTTGGCGGAGCTGAACGAGGTGATGACCAGAGAGCTCGCAGAAGATGGGTACTCTGGCGTTGAAGTTAGGGTTACGCCAGTGCGGACCGAGATCATTATTAGAGCCATCCAGACTCAAAACGTCCTCGGTAACTTCTTAGACCCTGTTTGGTTGATGGGTAGTATTTGAGATTGTATTTAAGGTTGATTTATGTGTTTTGAGCTTACATTATGGATTTACAGCACATAATTAGCTTAAATTTAGtaactttgattttgattctaGTGTTTGTCTCTGTTCAATGCTTGGTTCAGTTGAAGATGTGACTTTGAGAAAACATTGAAATTAAATCATTGTCCCTTACtagtttgtttgttaattATGTGGTTCAGAAAGAAAGATGTTTactttaataatataatagatTCAATTTATACATGGAAATTGACATTCTTATATTTTCAGAGAAATTTGGAGAAAAGGGATACTTGCTTAACTTGTAACATGAGATGAATTTTGTAACTTGTGTTGTTAAATTCGCATTGCCTGATTACACTTTTTTATTGATGGGTTTAGGTGAGAAGGGAAGAAGAATTAGAGAACTGACATCTGTTGTTCAGAAGCGTTTTAAGTTTCCGGAGAACTGACATCTGCTTGAGCAATGGCACACAGCCCTCGGTTGTTGAGCTTTATGCAGAGAAAGTCAACAACTGAGGGCTTTGTGCCATTGCTCAAGCAGAGTCTTTGCGTTACAAACTTCTTGGAGGGCTTGCTGTTCGGAGGTATGCTGAAAACTGACTagatctcttttcttttttattgtgAGTTAAGAGAATTCTCAATGGATCATTCTCTTTGATTCAATATTTGGTTCTTGGAGTTTGGAGTTGTGGTCTCCAACATCTCATTATATGTTATGCATTGTCCTAACACTTTCTAAAGAGAATGATCCAACCGTGTTGATAGCACTTACTTAGTCATGAAAGTTGTTTTCTTTACAATGATGTGTGACTAATGGTCTTGAGATGCTTTGTATAGGTTAGTCTTTGTTAAATGAAATGCAACAGTTGTCCAATCCTGTTTCTAGTAAATATCAAAAGCATTCGGTTTTATCTCCCTTTACTCACAATAATGGTTAACGGGATCCTCAAGAATGCTTAAATTGCGTTGGAGTTTTGTTCGTCTGTTTGAACTATTAATAGTTCTTGGAGTTCGGGAACTCCTACATTTCATAACATTCCTGTGTTATCCAAATATAGCAAACTAGTCACTGAATGTCAATGTGATTGAGGGAATAAAATGAAGTAAAAAGATTTGACTTATTAAATTTCAATCATGATTGAGTGTGACATTATGCTGGTCCTTTTGGGATGATAGGGTTTGCGGTCTCCAGCATCTCATTATATCTTATGCctacacacacatacacacacctAGTAACACTTATGCACACCTGCACACACGTACACTCAAATACACATTCACACATAAACCAGTTTTATCAGCAATAGCATTTAGTAATAACTTATATCTCATTTACTCACAATAATGGGTTAAGAGGATCCTCAAGAATGCTTACATTGATTGTTGGAGTTTTATTAGTCTGTTTGAACTGTTAATAGTTCTTGGAGTTCGGGAACTCCTACATTTCAAAGAGACGGGTCAGTGGCCCACAACTAGCAACATCAATATTATtcccaacttaaccacctacaaaGCTCAGTAGGTGtgaggttttatcacaaaaggcctTGGTTATATTAGTAGTggaaccattcattatatattgtattttatttagtcaagtttccgatgtgcgacttatattcttcaacaaatagTTCTTGGAGTTCGGGAACTCCTACATTTCATAACATTCCTGTGTTATTCAAATATAGCAAACTAGTCACTGAATGTCAGTGTAATTGAGGGAATAAAATTAAGTAAAAAGATTTGACTTATTAAATTTCAATCATGACTGAGTGTGACATTATGCTGGTTCTTTTGGGATGATAGGTGATAAgcctatattttatatatattttatgctttatttattcatttgttAACTTTCTTGGtttaaattggttgttttaattggttttgtgagatttgtgaAAGAATTGTGGAAATAGGAGAAAGTGTGCTCAAAAgggcaagaagatgaagattgaAGATTAATCAAGTCAAGAAGCCAAGTCATTCCTTTTGTCGCAAGGAATGTTGTCAATTTTCCTAGTTCAAGATGGTTCAAGTCTTATCAAGTCAAACAAGTAGAATTAAAGAAGACCCTATTTTATAAGGAATCTTACTTTTGTAACAATTGTAATTATACCTTAGATATGATTTCTATGAGTCTTATAAATAGGAAGTTTAGGTCATTGTTCAAAGGACCCATCATCCTCCATCCTTCATTATCCATCATCCTACATTTTCATACTCATAGTCGAAATATCCAAAGGAGAATACGAAGAAAGCTTGCGCAACCTTGGCATTCTACTTGGAGAATTCGGTGTCTTCCATGTCTTAGCTATCTAAATTTATAACTAGGAATAGAGTGGGTAACTAATATAACTTGGAAGAGAGTATTGGTGAGGTAAGGGAAAACGATTATCAATATGTTAGGTAATTAGAATTAACAAGCTATAAGGATTTGTGTGGGATTAGCTAGGTGAAATCGATGCCTTAGTGCTTTATCGTCTTTGTTTTCATCTTTTACATTGGTTCCTTAAtctcaatttattttacttGCTTAATTAGATTTTAATCATTAtaattctctttttgtttaattcaaatataattagaaataaatcactaatatttaataaattatttgatcCATGTTGGAACGATACTCTACTTACTACTATATTAATTTGCGGTCTCCAGCATCTCATTATATCTTATGCCTACACACACCAAGTAACACTTATGCACAACTGCACACATGTACACTCAAATACGCATTCACACATAAACCTGTTTTATGTGCAATAGCATTCAGTAATAACTTATATCTCCTTTACTCACAATAATGGGTTAAGAGGATCCTCAAGAATGCTTACATTGATTGTTGGAGTTTTGTTAGTCTGTTTGAACTGTTAATAGTTCTTGGAGTTCGGGAACTCCTACATTTCAGAGAGATGGGTCAGTGGCCCACAACTAGCAACACTAATATTGTCCTCAACTTAACCACTTACAAAGCCCAGTATGTGTGAGATTTTATCACCAAAAGACATTGGTTATATTAATAGTGGAACCATttattatattgtattttatttagtcaaacttttgatgtaggacttatattcttcaacaaatagTTCTTGGAGTTCGGGAACTCCTTCATTTCATTACATTCATGCATTATCCAAATATAGCAATCTAGTCACTGAACGTCAGTGTGATTAGGGAATGAAATTAAGTAAAAGGATTTGACTAATTAAATTTCATTCTTGATTGAGTGTGACATTGTACTGGTCCTTTTGGGATGATAGGGTTTGTGGTCTCCAGCATCTCATTATATTTTAAGCGCGTACACGCATGTGCACCTGCACACACACTCAAATGCACTCTCACTCATAAATCAATTTTATTAGCAATAGCATTCAGTAATGACTTATAAATCGCTTTACTCACAATAATGGGTTAAGAGGATCCTCAAGAATGCTTACATTGATTGCTGGAGTTTTGTTAGTCTGTTTGAACTGTTAATAGTTCTTGGAGTTCGGGAACTCCTACATTTCAGAACATTTGTGTTATCTAAACCTAATGGGCTAATCGGTGAATGTCAGTGTGATTGAAGAAATTAAATGAAGTAAAACTATTTTACGATAAGTAAATCCACATAACCCTAGATACTTTCTATCTAAAGAAGATGATCCAACTATTTCGATAGCACTTAGTAATGGAAATTTATTGTCTTTGCAATGCTATATGATTTTTGATTTGGAGATTCTTTATGTAGGTTAATTTTTGACAAGGGAAATGCATTACATGTCTAATACATATCAATTTTATTAGCAATAGCTTTCAGTTTTATTTCCTTTGACTCACCATAATGGGTTAAGAGGATCCTCAAGAATGCTTACATTACATGTTTGGAGTTTTGTTAGTCTGTTTGAATTGTTAATGGTTCTTGGAGTTCGAAAATTCCTACATTTGTTTGAACAACTCCTTTATTGTGTAACCATTATGCTTTAGTATTACATTGGGCTTGGTTTGTCGACTTTTATTAATCATCccttttatcttcttttgttAGGGCATGCTATGGTGTTCTTAGATTTGTCATGGAGAGTGTAGCAAAGGAATGTGAGGTACGAACAAAAGCTGTTCTTTTCACTTGACCTTATTGGTTCGCGCCAACATAGTAAAATGAATTTCTACTTTACAACATGCAGGTCATTGTCAGTGGCAAACTCAGGGCTCAGCCGCTGGTCATACATGATATCCTCTGGTCAGCCTGTTAATGAATACATTGACTCTGCTGTGCGCCATGTGCTTCTTAGACAAGTTAGCTCAATCATTCTGCCACTGGTTGAGATTATTTTTGTAGGCAGTGTGCCTGAGTGTTGTACTCATCTGTGATCTTCATTTCTTAAACCTTTATGATTTTTCAGGGTGTTCTTGAGATGAAGGTCAAAATCATGCTCGATTGGGATCCCAAGGGTAAGCAAGGCCCCACAACGCCCCTACCGGATCTGGTCACCATCCACCAACCCAAAGAGGAAGAGGACTACATCAGGCCCTCAGTTGTGGCAGCAGCTGAAATAATAGTCCTTGCTGCTTAGAATTCTTCGTTCATGCAATTGGAGCATTAGGTTTGGCATTGTTAGGGCAAGGGTCCAAAATATTATCAGATACCCCTTCGACTTAGTACCCCTATTAGAATATGGAATTTTGTCTTTATGTGTTTTTATCTGTTTTAAGTGGATaggattttcattttcacaaaaagaaattgaaagtcAAAAGGaatgtttttgcattttgttCCTCATGCTATCCCATTGATATGAACTTGTCCACCGAAATTGGGGTTTTGGAATCTTCATCTTATGAGACTCAACTAAAGTAGGGCAAAATGCTTTGGATTCTAAACATATCATTTCCCATTCTTGTAGAATTTTATGGTGAGGTGCCCTATCTCTTAATTGTTGGATCAAATCGATTAGTTTGATTCAATGATTAAGAAAAGAGCCTTACATAATGCCCTCAATGACTCTTGCTATTGAATGACATTTGGGCTGCTTCTTCTCTCTGTGGCCTTTTTGCTTCCTTTTGGGTTTCTGTTGTTGCACCTTTCAGGCCCGAAGAAAGGGCGTGGccttcttcaaattttaacaAACAGAAGTTTAAGTTGAATAACTTTGACCAAGGTTTTGTCTAATGATCTATTTATAGGAATATGTTCGAATATAATACCGGTTGACAAAGGTCCTTTGTCAAATAATAAGATAAGTGATGgataaaattgtaattttattatttttgacgAGGCAATAATTCCAATTGATTCCCTTTTATAAACGATCACAAGGTTCAAGTAGGGGTGGTGGGTCGTTGACCTTAATCTgacttatttaattttattcccCTTTATGAATATTTCTATAGAAACTtgaaatctttaaaaaaaaaaaaaaaaaaaaactcacttgTATATTGTTtatagaataataataattcactTACACAAGCTCCTAATgatttccttaaaaaaaaaaaaagtgctaCAATTACACAACCTATCATATAATACatattgataaaatacaaaattggatatttttttcttcatataataCTAGTTAAACATGTTTATCATGTTAAAAACGGGTTATTAAGTGTGACACTAATCATATACATCTATTATTATGTTTAGTGGGTCATGTAATATTCGTATTCATATGGTCAACTAAACTCACTAATTTTGTGTTACTTTAGAGTTGTGTTGTTGTATTGGTTCAAAAATTTCCAGTGCTAGTTAGTTcacttaaaaaagaataaaaaaacagaaaaagaaaaatccagcAGCtacaaaataatgaaaaaaagggaaagagtCGTGTTGTTGTACTTGTATTGGGTCAAGAATTGCTTgttcatttaaaaaagaacaaaaagaacaaaaagaaaaacttcagctgctaaaaagaaaagaaaagaaaagaaaataggaaaaatagaaaaagagaaggcGAAGCTAACCGGACCCCAAGTCTCATTTGTGAACCGTATTGGAAGGAGAGTTTGGAGTCCGGAACTGTATGATAGTAAGCACAGCGTACTAAAAAAGCGAGCCAAAAACACAGAGGCGCACACACACGGGtgcaagcaagcaagcaaaccAATCCGATTGTTTTCCCCttcgtttaatttttttgtttttacaattttcaagCTTCTCTCACAAGCTTTCTTCAGAAAACGACTCGTCTTCCCAACTCAGTCTCCGGCGTTTCGAATCGGTCgcttttctttgaattttccaCTTGCAAGCACTGAATCAACTCGCTCGCCACTCGCACACTCCTATGGTGAGCCCCATCTTACTTAATTTCATATTCAATTTGGCTTCCAATGTGAAAATTTTCACCAATTTCTAGTCTTTTGGTACTTTTTGTATACGAATTCTAGCTTTCAGTGTAGTTTCGTTTCGTTTACTTTGCAATTTAGCCTGAAATGGTACTTATCCCTTAAAAGAAATGTACTTTTATGTAACTAGGCTTGGAAATTTGCAGTGTTTGTAGCAATATAGTTTGGCATataaattttcttccttttgcgGTTTGCTTTGGgaaattttaagttttgaaGGGTAGCTCTGAATATTTGATTTGGAAATAATTTTGcatgtgtttttatttctagTAGATGGGTTTAGGcgcatttatattttttggtggataaagttttattttattttattttggaaactATAAAAgttaactttatttatttactttgttttgttttgtatttcttttggGGTTTCAGTTTGTGTATTTGAGTTGCATGTGGTGGATTTTCCATGGAAACAGTGGTTGGTGTTGAGGGGAGTGATGAAGGGAAGTGTGAGGAAAGTGGGGTTGAGAAAAGTAGCTCTTCTTTGTCTTCACCGAAGCAGATTGCCGATCCTGTTGTATACAAGCTCGTTCGGGTATGTTTTCATTTAAACTAAAAGTTTAACTATTCTGTTGGTGGTAGTAGTTTTTGCGCATAAAATTGAAAGGTGAgctgtttctttttgttctttcttggAGGTATAAGTCTGGTGCTGCTCAAGATGCAGTAACTGTAGTTCATTTGTTATGAGTGATTCAACTTTTCAATTTGGGGAAACACGATTAGCTTAGTAATAAACACGATTAGCTTAGTAATGTGTGTTAATTGTAACTTTAGAGTCGACAAAAAGGACTGTCTACCAAGTGTTTTTAACGGTTAtttcattcataaattaaagttAGAAGCCAGTTAAGCCATCAATCAATTAATCCAATCAGTTAGTGCTGTTGGAATCTGAGCCGGGAGAATCAGATTTAAGAAAATCATAATAGAAACATACTGAATCTAGAACATTGCATTTCTTCTCAGAAGCCTTTTTTTGGGGATTTAGATTATGCCCCCTTGGGCGTTGAGGTATCTGTGAGTCTTTAACTGTAAACTTCAGGTTTATACTTCAATTAAATGATAACATTTCTTGTTTGGCGAGGTGAGGCTCTCTATAATGTGTTTAAGGGGAAAAAAGGTTAATATCACATTGCACTTACAAGTATGGACATCGTTAGATCAATGTTGATATTGTCTTTGCCATTTGTTATGTTATCCTTCAATGATGATTTATCTAATGCCAGGTTGAAGGTGATGGGAGATTAGTGCCAGCAACAGATGATGAAGTAATGGAGGTTGAGGAATTTCTTGTGGATGAGAAGATTGAATTACCTGTTGTTACAGACGCTGGAAATGTTGAGTGCATTTCCAATGAAGAGTCTTCCTCTGGGAAGTCTCATAAAGAAAGCTCAGAAGGTCTATTTGAGTTATTGTTGTAACTAATTATTTCACTTCCATGTTTATCATTATGGTCATTTTGAGTATAACTTTAAGAGCATGCAATGGGAATTTGGAAACTTCAGCTAGCATTTATGTTTCTAATTGAGCAGAGGACATTCTAGGTCTGATTTTTAGATTGAGTCATTAGATTGAGTCATAGATGGTATCCCAAATCTGTATTGGATTTATATTGAGAAATCTTattccaatttgttttttccttaatGGGTTTGTGGGTTGATTTGCATTCATGGCTAAAGTGACCAATTTATTTGGTACTTTTTAGTTATattcattttctgttttgtataCCTTTTATTTCCCTTACTTTAGTGAAGTGTTGATTTGATGATATATGGCTTTTTTGAGAAACTAGATGCCGTGGAACTTGGTTTATTAAATCATTTGAACACATtctgttttatattttatggtGTTGGTTCTGTCATAGTTTTCATGTTGAGGTTTGCTGCCCAACCTATGTGGTTGGGGGTCCCTACTAACCCGAGGGTAGGGGGCGTGTTCTGTCATAGTTTTCATGTCTGATTGAGAATCGCATTTCCAGGTCTGTCACATTCAGAGAACACAGAACCTGATGCAAAATTAAGTGCACGGCTTGAGGTATTGACTTGCTTTCTTTcgatataattttttcttctgttctaGAATCAGAtggataaaaaaaacatttagaGTTGCACGTTATAGCATATTTCGTTTGTACAATCTGGTGTTTACATCGATTAACAAATTTATTCAAGTGCTTGGACATGTTACGTCTGCCCTTGTACAACAGCTGTATTTTCTAAATGCTGTACATTTTAATCTTCTAGAAAAGAATTTCTTGATCTTgggatttatttttctgtattATGTACTATGgcatatttcttcttcaactaGTTTGATTGTTCACTTCTTTTAACTTATTGATagtttattttgatttgttattttcttgtgTATGTGCATATGCATAATTTAAGCATATCTAGTTATTAATCGTCTTGGATCCTTCTCGACCGCT
It encodes:
- the LOC18781884 gene encoding uncharacterized protein LOC18781884 isoform X2, producing MAGVLPSSSTLSLLASLNLPYQKPSYSSCFILRTRKRPLVQCKAKKKVSFTDQILDYIEGGPKLRKWYGAPELLPKDGTNVEEDDEFPEGEETRDAVLVTDGDSEMGQMVILSLIVKRARIKALVKDKRAALEAFGTYVEEGFLSTVGSLKGVKHVILLSQLSVYKGANGIQALLKSNARKLAEQDESILVASGIPYTVIRAGLLQNSSGGTQGFSFEQGSSAKGTLGKEDAAFICVEAVDAVPQKGFIFEVINGGEKVSDWKECLNRLMEKSEQQLQ
- the LOC18781884 gene encoding uncharacterized protein LOC18781884 isoform X1, whose amino-acid sequence is MAGVLPSSSTLSLLASLNLPYQKPSYSSCFILRTRKRPLVQCKAKKKVSFTDQILDYIEGGPKLRKWYGAPELLPKDGTNVEEDDEFPEGEETRDAVLVTDGDSEMGQMVILSLIVKRARIKALVKDKRAALEAFGTYVESMAGDSRDKPFLRRALRGVCTVICPNEGFLSTVGSLKGVKHVILLSQLSVYKGANGIQALLKSNARKLAEQDESILVASGIPYTVIRAGLLQNSSGGTQGFSFEQGSSAKGTLGKEDAAFICVEAVDAVPQKGFIFEVINGGEKVSDWKECLNRLMEKSEQQLQ